Proteins co-encoded in one Marinobacter qingdaonensis genomic window:
- the mutL gene encoding DNA mismatch repair endonuclease MutL: protein MPPIQLLSPRLANQIAAGEVVERPASVVKELVENALDAGADRVDVEIEQGGVKLIRVRDDGSGIKEQDLPLALSRHATSKISSLDDLEAVASLGFRGEALASISSVSRLTLTSRTAAQEAASRVEVEGRDMDARISPAAHPVGTTVEVRDLFFNTPARRKFLRTEKTEFNHVEECIRRQALSRFDAGFTLRHNQRVVQSLRPAESALDKERRIGSLCGQQFIDNAVVIDAEATGLRLWGWVALPTFSRSQADLQYFFVNGRVIRDRLVAHAVRQAYRDVLYNNRHPAFVLYLEVDPASVDVNVHPTKHEVRFRDGRLVHDFIFRTLHKALADVRPDDHFRGAVAQSFGRETAVAGQPALADGQAPAPSGWAAPAGANPAPAQPSGFQGQYGAAPQPQQDWRASDQMAFYNSLNAGGGVDSGAQASAPGLPEAAPTPPVDGDEEPPLGYAIAQLHGIYILAQGRAGLIVVDMHAAHERITYERMKRALAEQDLKSQPLLVPLSLAVSQKEAALAESHGEELQQLGLQIERIGPETLAVRQVPALLRGADSEQLVRDVLADLIEHGQSDRVDAVTNELLGTMACHGSVRANRQLTIPEMNSLLRDMEATERSGQCNHGRPTWTLVTLSELDKLFLRGR from the coding sequence ATGCCCCCCATTCAGTTGCTCTCGCCCCGGCTCGCGAACCAGATCGCGGCCGGTGAGGTGGTGGAGCGTCCCGCTTCTGTCGTCAAGGAACTGGTTGAGAATGCCCTGGACGCCGGCGCCGACCGGGTCGACGTGGAAATCGAGCAGGGTGGCGTCAAGCTGATTCGGGTCCGGGACGATGGCAGCGGCATCAAGGAACAGGATTTGCCGCTGGCGCTCAGTCGCCACGCCACCAGCAAGATTTCCAGCCTGGATGACCTGGAAGCGGTGGCCTCCCTGGGCTTCCGGGGCGAGGCCCTGGCCAGTATCAGTTCGGTCTCACGCCTGACCCTGACTTCGCGCACCGCAGCCCAGGAAGCGGCCTCCCGGGTGGAGGTCGAGGGGCGCGACATGGACGCCCGCATTTCCCCGGCGGCCCACCCGGTCGGGACCACCGTCGAGGTCCGTGACCTGTTCTTCAACACGCCGGCCCGCCGGAAATTCCTGCGCACCGAGAAAACCGAATTCAATCACGTCGAAGAGTGTATCCGCCGCCAGGCCCTGAGCCGGTTCGACGCCGGTTTCACCCTGCGCCACAACCAGCGGGTGGTGCAAAGCCTGCGACCGGCCGAATCGGCGTTGGACAAGGAGCGCCGGATCGGCTCCCTGTGCGGTCAGCAGTTCATCGACAACGCCGTGGTCATCGACGCCGAGGCGACCGGGCTGCGGCTCTGGGGCTGGGTGGCGCTGCCGACCTTCTCCCGCAGTCAGGCCGACCTGCAGTACTTCTTCGTGAACGGCCGGGTCATCCGCGACCGCCTGGTGGCGCACGCGGTCCGTCAGGCCTACCGGGATGTGCTGTACAACAACCGGCATCCGGCGTTCGTGCTCTACCTGGAAGTGGACCCGGCCTCCGTCGACGTCAACGTGCATCCGACCAAGCACGAAGTCCGTTTCCGGGATGGCCGGCTGGTGCACGATTTCATTTTTCGCACCCTGCACAAGGCCCTGGCCGACGTCCGTCCGGACGATCACTTCCGGGGCGCCGTGGCCCAGTCCTTCGGCCGTGAAACTGCCGTGGCGGGCCAGCCGGCCCTGGCCGACGGCCAGGCGCCGGCGCCGAGTGGCTGGGCCGCGCCCGCTGGTGCCAACCCCGCGCCGGCCCAGCCCAGTGGCTTCCAGGGCCAGTACGGCGCCGCACCACAGCCGCAGCAGGACTGGCGCGCCAGCGACCAGATGGCGTTCTACAATTCCCTGAATGCCGGGGGCGGCGTCGACTCGGGTGCCCAAGCAAGCGCGCCGGGGCTGCCGGAGGCTGCGCCAACGCCACCGGTCGATGGTGACGAAGAACCGCCCCTGGGCTATGCCATTGCCCAGTTGCACGGCATTTACATTCTGGCCCAGGGCCGGGCCGGTCTGATCGTGGTCGACATGCACGCCGCCCACGAGCGCATCACCTACGAGCGCATGAAGCGGGCCCTGGCCGAGCAGGACCTGAAGAGTCAGCCTTTGTTGGTCCCGCTGTCCCTGGCGGTGAGCCAGAAAGAGGCCGCCTTGGCCGAAAGCCACGGCGAGGAACTGCAACAGCTGGGCCTGCAGATCGAGCGCATCGGCCCGGAAACCCTGGCGGTGCGCCAGGTGCCGGCCTTGTTGCGCGGTGCCGACAGCGAACAGCTGGTGCGGGACGTGCTGGCGGATCTGATCGAACACGGCCAGAGCGACCGGGTTGATGCGGTCACCAACGAATTGTTGGGCACCATGGCCTGTCACGGCTCGGTTCGGGCCAACCGGCAGCTCACCATTCCGGAAATGAATTCCCTGTTGCGGGACATGGAAGCCACCGAGCGCAGTGGTCAGTGCAACCACGGGCGGCCGACCTGGACCCTGGTGACCCTGTCGGAGTTGGATAAGCTGTTTCTGCGGGGGCGCTGA
- the miaA gene encoding tRNA (adenosine(37)-N6)-dimethylallyltransferase MiaA, with the protein MGESTASTGPKPPAIFLMGPTASGKTDLAIELCQQLPCDIISVDSAMIYRGMDIGTAKPSPAELAQAPHRLIDICDPAESYSAADFRRDALAQMARITEAGRIPLLVGGTMMYYKALLHGMSGLPAADPALRAQLEQEARDRGWHELHRELQERDAVAAGLIHPNNRQRLLRALEVIRLTGKPISSFWQADGAGAHRQDGVEDYTYFTQWQADEAGSLPYTVTQLAMAPSDRRVLHERIHRRFLAMLEAGFLDEVRALMGRGDLHPDLPSMRCVGYRQAWNHLAGNDSYDTFVSKGVAATRQLAKRQLTWLRKWSDVHWLASEDEYISTEALKKIRLRTTFNL; encoded by the coding sequence ATGGGCGAGAGCACGGCTAGCACCGGGCCGAAACCGCCGGCGATCTTCCTGATGGGGCCGACGGCCTCGGGCAAGACCGACCTGGCCATCGAGCTGTGCCAGCAGCTGCCCTGCGACATCATCAGCGTCGACTCCGCGATGATCTACCGGGGCATGGACATTGGCACCGCCAAGCCGTCGCCGGCCGAGCTGGCCCAGGCCCCCCACCGACTGATCGATATCTGCGACCCGGCCGAGTCATACTCGGCCGCGGATTTCCGGCGGGACGCCCTGGCACAGATGGCCCGGATCACCGAAGCCGGACGTATTCCCCTGCTGGTGGGCGGCACCATGATGTATTACAAGGCCTTGCTCCACGGCATGTCGGGGTTACCGGCGGCGGATCCGGCGCTGCGGGCCCAGCTCGAGCAGGAGGCCCGCGACCGGGGCTGGCACGAGCTGCACCGAGAACTGCAGGAGCGGGACGCGGTGGCGGCGGGGCTGATTCACCCCAACAATCGCCAGAGGCTGCTGCGGGCCCTGGAGGTCATTCGCCTGACCGGCAAGCCGATTTCCTCCTTCTGGCAGGCAGACGGCGCCGGTGCCCATCGCCAGGACGGTGTCGAGGATTACACCTATTTCACCCAATGGCAGGCAGACGAGGCTGGCTCCCTTCCGTATACTGTAACGCAGCTTGCGATGGCGCCGTCCGACCGACGGGTGCTGCACGAGCGCATCCATCGACGCTTTCTTGCCATGCTGGAAGCCGGGTTTCTGGACGAGGTGAGGGCGTTGATGGGCCGGGGTGATTTGCACCCCGATCTCCCTTCCATGCGTTGTGTTGGTTACCGTCAGGCCTGGAATCACCTGGCCGGCAACGACAGCTATGACACATTTGTGAGCAAGGGGGTGGCTGCCACCCGCCAGTTGGCGAAGCGGCAGCTGACCTGGTTGCGAAAGTGGTCTGATGTGCACTGGCTGGCTAGCGAAGATGAATATATCTCCACGGAAGCCTTGAAAAAAATCAGACTACGCACCACATTTAACCTTTGA
- the hfq gene encoding RNA chaperone Hfq, with translation MSKGHSLQDPYLNALRKERIPVSIFLVNGIKLQGQIESFDQFVILLKNTVSQMVYKHAISTVVPARNVRIPQQAPGGEGESED, from the coding sequence ATGTCAAAAGGGCACTCGTTACAAGACCCTTACCTCAACGCCCTGCGAAAGGAGCGCATTCCGGTTTCTATTTTCCTGGTTAACGGCATCAAGCTGCAGGGCCAGATTGAATCTTTCGACCAGTTCGTGATTCTGCTGAAAAATACTGTCAGCCAGATGGTCTACAAGCACGCGATTTCCACCGTGGTTCCTGCCCGTAATGTTCGCATTCCGCAGCAGGCCCCGGGAGGAGAGGGTGAGTCTGAAGACTGA
- the hflX gene encoding ribosome rescue GTPase HflX, whose translation MFERPDVGERAILVHIDFTSHEDTEDPDEFRELVTSAGVEPVAMVNGSRKQPSPRLFVGEGKLEEIRSAIQANEADVVLFNHALSPSQERNIERDLRCRVLDRTGVILDIFAQRARTHEGKLQVELAQLEHMSTRLVRGWTHLERQKGGIGLRGPGETQLETDRRLLRERIKSIHKRLEKVRRQRNQGRRARKRADIPTVSLVGYTNAGKSTLFNRITTSSVYAADQLFATLDPTLRRLELPDIGPVVMADTVGFIRHLPHKLVEAFRATLEETTQASLLLHIIDCHDSRRDENIEQVEEVLAEIGADEIPVLQVFNKIDLLDGFTPRVERNEDGVPVRAWVSAVTGEGLDGLFDAVVERLAEDVVHHFVLLGPADGKLRALLHQAGSVLSEKHRETGDAVLEVRLQNRDWQQLLARAGVNEDSVRLDDGPA comes from the coding sequence TTGTTTGAACGTCCTGATGTTGGTGAGCGGGCGATTCTCGTCCACATCGACTTCACCTCCCACGAAGACACCGAAGATCCCGACGAGTTTCGGGAACTGGTCACCTCCGCCGGCGTCGAGCCCGTAGCCATGGTCAATGGCTCGCGCAAGCAGCCCAGCCCCCGCCTGTTTGTTGGCGAAGGCAAACTGGAGGAGATCCGCAGCGCCATCCAGGCCAACGAGGCCGACGTGGTGCTGTTCAATCATGCCCTGAGCCCCAGTCAGGAGCGGAACATCGAACGCGACCTGCGCTGCCGGGTTCTCGACCGCACCGGGGTCATCCTCGACATCTTCGCCCAGCGCGCCCGCACCCACGAGGGTAAGTTGCAGGTCGAACTGGCTCAGTTGGAGCATATGTCCACCCGGCTGGTCCGGGGCTGGACGCACCTGGAGCGGCAGAAGGGTGGTATTGGTCTGCGTGGTCCGGGTGAGACCCAGCTGGAAACCGACCGGCGCCTGCTGCGGGAGCGCATCAAGTCCATTCACAAGCGCCTGGAAAAGGTGCGCCGGCAGCGCAACCAGGGCCGGCGGGCCCGGAAGCGGGCGGACATTCCGACCGTGTCGCTGGTGGGCTACACCAACGCGGGCAAGTCGACCCTGTTCAACCGAATCACCACCTCCAGCGTATATGCCGCAGACCAGTTGTTTGCGACCCTGGACCCGACCCTGCGCCGGCTCGAGTTGCCGGATATCGGGCCGGTGGTCATGGCCGACACCGTGGGCTTCATCCGTCATCTGCCGCACAAGCTGGTAGAGGCGTTTCGCGCGACCCTGGAGGAAACCACCCAGGCCTCGCTGCTGTTGCACATCATCGACTGTCACGACAGCCGGCGGGATGAGAACATCGAGCAGGTGGAAGAGGTGCTGGCGGAAATTGGCGCCGACGAGATTCCCGTGCTGCAGGTGTTCAACAAGATCGACCTGCTGGACGGCTTCACCCCGCGGGTAGAGCGCAACGAGGACGGCGTTCCGGTGCGGGCCTGGGTATCGGCGGTCACCGGCGAAGGACTGGACGGACTGTTTGATGCCGTGGTTGAGCGCCTGGCCGAGGACGTGGTGCATCATTTCGTGCTGCTCGGTCCGGCCGACGGCAAGTTGCGGGCCCTGTTGCATCAGGCCGGGTCGGTACTGAGTGAAAAACACCGGGAGACCGGGGACGCGGTCCTGGAAGTGAGATTGCAGAACCGGGACTGGCAGCAGTTGCTGGCCCGTGCCGGAGTCAATGAAGATTCGGTTCGTCTCGACGATGGTCCCGCCTGA
- the hflK gene encoding FtsH protease activity modulator HflK translates to MAWNEPGGNRNDNDPWGTGGGRRGDDQGPPDLDEALKKGLDKLNRMLGGKGGKSGGSGSGGSTGGFGAILALAGILVVGYVIFQSFYTVDEQERAVVLRFGEYNRTENPGLRFKVPLIDDVSKVRVTNVRTAESSGQMLTQDENLVTVDLQVQYRVADAKAYVLNVRDSNQALAFATDSALRHEVGSSSLDDVLTEGRAELSVRVEQRLQRFLQEYGTGLEIVRVNVESTQPPPAVQDAFREVQRAREDEQRVKEEAETYRNKVVPEARGQAQRMIEEANAYKQEVIERARGETARFLELLAVYQNAPTVTRDRLYLQALESVLSSSSKILVDTKSSGNMMYLPLDRLTQGALPRGGSQSSGGGSDQMDIQSLTDQVIKELRSRQDTNVRRSR, encoded by the coding sequence ATGGCCTGGAACGAACCGGGTGGAAACCGTAACGACAACGACCCCTGGGGTACCGGTGGTGGTCGTCGCGGCGATGATCAGGGGCCACCAGACCTCGACGAGGCGCTGAAGAAAGGTCTCGACAAGTTGAACAGGATGCTGGGCGGCAAGGGCGGAAAGTCCGGCGGCAGTGGCTCCGGTGGCAGCACCGGCGGCTTCGGCGCCATTCTAGCCCTGGCCGGGATCCTGGTAGTCGGCTACGTGATTTTCCAGTCCTTCTACACCGTCGACGAACAGGAACGCGCCGTGGTCCTGCGGTTCGGTGAGTACAACCGGACTGAGAATCCGGGTCTGCGCTTCAAGGTGCCGTTGATCGACGACGTCTCCAAGGTGCGGGTAACCAACGTACGGACCGCCGAGTCCAGCGGCCAGATGCTGACCCAGGACGAAAACCTGGTAACCGTCGACCTGCAGGTCCAGTACCGCGTCGCCGATGCCAAGGCCTACGTGCTGAACGTCAGGGATTCCAACCAGGCCCTGGCCTTCGCCACCGACAGTGCCCTGCGTCACGAAGTCGGCAGCTCCTCGCTCGATGACGTGCTGACCGAAGGCCGGGCGGAACTCTCGGTTCGGGTCGAGCAGCGGCTGCAGCGCTTCCTGCAGGAATACGGCACCGGTCTGGAGATCGTCCGGGTCAACGTTGAAAGCACCCAGCCGCCACCGGCGGTGCAGGACGCCTTCCGTGAGGTTCAGCGCGCCCGGGAAGACGAGCAGCGTGTGAAAGAAGAAGCGGAAACCTACCGGAACAAGGTGGTGCCCGAGGCTCGCGGTCAGGCCCAGCGCATGATCGAAGAGGCCAACGCCTACAAGCAGGAAGTGATCGAGCGGGCCCGTGGTGAAACCGCGCGCTTCCTGGAACTGCTGGCGGTGTACCAAAACGCTCCGACCGTCACTCGCGACCGCCTGTACCTGCAGGCGCTGGAGTCGGTGCTGTCCAGCAGCAGCAAGATCCTGGTGGACACCAAGAGCAGTGGCAACATGATGTACCTGCCCCTGGATCGTCTGACCCAAGGCGCGCTGCCGCGTGGCGGCAGCCAGTCATCGGGTGGCGGCAGCGACCAGATGGATATCCAGAGCCTGACCGATCAGGTCATCAAGGAGCTGCGCTCCAGGCAGGACACTAATGTACGGAGGAGCAGATAA
- the hflC gene encoding protease modulator HflC, giving the protein MGPKGVVGLAGALIVVLLVLSSVYIIPETHRGVMLRFGELVETDIQAGIHFKVPVIDQVREFDIRVLTMDLPSRQYLTVEKKPLDVDSYIAWKILNVDQFYRATGGDEFRAQSLLLSRVDNGLRDEFGIRTMHEVVSGQRDELMHSLRDRVNETSVKEFGIKVLDVRVKAIEFPGEVSENVYRRMATEREKLAQEFRSRGRELAEGIRADADRQRTVILAEAFAESEETRGEGDGQAASIYANAYGSNPEFYSFYRSLQAYQNTFSSKDDIMVIDSDSDFMKFLKDPQGGR; this is encoded by the coding sequence ATGGGACCTAAAGGTGTAGTGGGCCTTGCAGGCGCCCTCATTGTTGTCCTGCTGGTGCTTTCCAGCGTGTACATCATCCCGGAAACCCACCGCGGCGTTATGCTGCGTTTCGGGGAGCTGGTGGAAACCGACATCCAGGCGGGTATTCACTTCAAAGTGCCGGTCATCGACCAGGTGCGGGAGTTCGACATCCGCGTACTGACCATGGACCTGCCGTCCCGCCAGTACCTGACGGTCGAGAAGAAGCCGCTGGATGTGGATTCCTACATTGCCTGGAAAATCCTCAACGTGGACCAGTTCTACCGGGCCACCGGTGGCGACGAGTTCCGGGCCCAGTCGCTGCTGCTGTCCCGGGTGGACAACGGCCTGCGTGACGAGTTCGGTATTCGCACCATGCACGAAGTGGTGTCTGGCCAGCGCGATGAGCTGATGCACAGTCTGCGGGATCGGGTGAACGAGACCTCGGTCAAGGAGTTTGGCATCAAGGTCCTCGACGTTCGGGTCAAGGCCATCGAGTTCCCGGGTGAAGTCAGCGAGAACGTCTACCGCCGCATGGCGACCGAGCGTGAAAAGCTGGCCCAGGAGTTCCGCTCCCGCGGCCGCGAGTTGGCCGAAGGCATCCGCGCCGACGCCGATCGTCAGCGCACGGTGATTCTGGCTGAGGCGTTCGCCGAGTCCGAGGAAACCCGCGGTGAGGGTGACGGTCAGGCCGCGTCAATCTACGCAAACGCCTACGGCTCAAACCCCGAGTTCTACAGCTTCTACCGGAGCTTGCAGGCGTACCAGAACACCTTCTCCAGTAAGGATGACATCATGGTCATTGATTCCGACAGTGATTTCATGAAGTTCCTGAAGGATCCCCAGGGCGGCCGTTAA
- a CDS encoding ATP phosphoribosyltransferase regulatory subunit — translation MTVSDRWLLPDGVEDILPPLAGRIESLRRDVMDTCQRWGYQLVIPPLIEYLESLFTGTGNDLELQTFKLTDQLTGRMMGVRADMTPQAARIDAHTLGQEGITRLCYAGHVLHTRPRHMLTGRTPIQAGCELFGSESEAADMEVISLMLETLRVSGLPRIHLDLAHVSIYQGLIGEADFDRDTEAAIFDAMARKSVPELDELLGDCPAGTPGARLRELARVSGGPEALAEARRILQGGSEALDAALEKLGRVCDMLARDFPEVSVGFDFCELRGYNYHTGLVFAAYVPGHGDAVAKGGRYDAIGSDFGRARPATGFSLDIRALVALGERVQKRSGAVWAPADEDAALEGVIAGLRLTETVIRALPDDEKTDPAALGCDRKLVKQDGQWVVEKLA, via the coding sequence ATGACAGTATCTGATCGCTGGTTACTGCCGGACGGGGTAGAGGACATTCTGCCGCCTCTGGCCGGACGGATCGAATCCCTGCGCCGGGATGTAATGGATACCTGCCAACGCTGGGGCTACCAGCTGGTCATTCCCCCTCTTATTGAATACCTCGAATCCCTGTTTACCGGTACCGGCAACGATCTGGAGTTGCAGACCTTCAAGCTGACCGATCAGCTGACCGGCCGGATGATGGGCGTGCGGGCCGACATGACGCCCCAGGCTGCCCGCATCGATGCCCACACCCTGGGACAGGAAGGCATTACCCGGCTTTGCTACGCCGGCCACGTGCTGCACACCCGGCCCCGGCACATGCTGACCGGGCGCACGCCGATCCAGGCGGGTTGCGAGCTGTTCGGCAGCGAATCCGAAGCGGCGGATATGGAGGTCATCAGCCTGATGCTGGAGACCTTGCGGGTCTCCGGCCTGCCGCGGATCCACCTCGACCTGGCCCACGTGTCCATTTATCAGGGCCTGATTGGCGAAGCGGACTTTGACCGCGATACCGAAGCGGCGATTTTTGACGCCATGGCCCGCAAATCGGTGCCGGAACTCGATGAATTGCTGGGCGACTGTCCGGCCGGTACCCCGGGCGCACGTCTGCGAGAGCTGGCACGGGTCAGCGGTGGTCCGGAGGCACTGGCCGAAGCCCGGCGCATCCTCCAGGGGGGGTCCGAGGCGCTGGATGCCGCATTGGAGAAGCTTGGCCGGGTTTGCGACATGCTGGCGCGGGATTTCCCGGAAGTGAGTGTCGGTTTCGATTTTTGCGAACTTCGGGGCTACAACTATCACACAGGCCTGGTGTTTGCCGCCTATGTGCCCGGACACGGCGATGCCGTGGCCAAGGGCGGTCGTTACGACGCCATCGGCAGCGATTTTGGCCGGGCCCGACCGGCGACCGGTTTCAGTCTGGACATCCGCGCCCTGGTGGCCTTGGGAGAGCGGGTTCAGAAGCGCAGTGGTGCCGTCTGGGCCCCGGCCGACGAGGACGCCGCTCTGGAAGGGGTGATTGCCGGCTTGCGCCTGACCGAGACCGTGATCCGCGCGCTGCCGGACGACGAGAAAACCGATCCTGCGGCCCTGGGCTGTGACCGGAAACTGGTCAAGCAGGACGGCCAGTGGGTGGTTGAGAAGCTGGCCTGA
- a CDS encoding adenylosuccinate synthase, whose amino-acid sequence MGKNVVVLGTQWGDEGKGKIVDLLTDKVAAVVRFQGGHNAGHTLVIDGKKTALHLIPSGILRQHVYCLIGNGVVLSPEALLKEVRELEANDVAVRDRLRISLACPIILRTHVRIDQARERARGNDKIGTTGRGIGPAYEDKVSRRGVRLGDLCNPADFEAKLREIMSYHNFVLTEYYKEEPEDIDAALAELREMGEEILPMAADVTDMLHDFRKRGEHILFEGAQGSLLDIDLGTYPFVTSSNTTAGGTATGSGFGPLFLDYVLGITKAYTTRVGSGPFPTELFDDMGHHLAVKGNEIGTTTGRSRRCGWFDAVALRHAIQINSVSGICLTKLDVLDGMETVKVCVGYKTPRGEITRPPIGCDTYTDIEPVYAELPGWSDSTVGLTSIDQLPENAKAYIRFLEEQIEAPIDIISTGPDRIETITLRHPFGD is encoded by the coding sequence ATGGGTAAAAACGTTGTTGTGCTGGGCACCCAATGGGGTGATGAAGGCAAGGGTAAGATTGTTGACCTGTTGACCGACAAGGTCGCGGCCGTGGTCCGCTTCCAGGGTGGTCACAATGCGGGCCACACACTGGTCATCGATGGCAAGAAAACGGCCCTGCACCTGATCCCGTCCGGCATTCTTCGCCAGCACGTTTACTGCCTGATCGGTAACGGCGTGGTGCTGTCGCCGGAAGCTCTGCTCAAGGAAGTGCGCGAGCTGGAGGCCAACGACGTGGCCGTGCGCGATCGTCTGCGCATCAGCCTGGCCTGTCCGATCATTCTGCGCACCCACGTGCGCATCGACCAGGCGCGCGAGCGCGCCCGTGGCAACGACAAGATCGGCACCACCGGCCGGGGCATTGGTCCCGCCTACGAGGACAAGGTGTCCCGTCGCGGCGTGCGCCTGGGCGACCTGTGCAACCCGGCGGATTTCGAGGCCAAGTTGCGCGAGATCATGTCCTACCACAACTTCGTGCTGACCGAGTACTACAAGGAAGAGCCCGAAGACATCGACGCGGCCCTGGCCGAGCTGCGGGAAATGGGCGAGGAAATCCTGCCGATGGCGGCCGATGTGACCGACATGCTGCACGATTTCCGCAAGCGCGGCGAGCACATCCTGTTCGAGGGCGCCCAGGGCTCCCTGCTGGACATCGACCTGGGTACCTACCCGTTCGTGACCTCCTCGAACACCACCGCCGGCGGAACCGCCACCGGCTCCGGCTTTGGCCCGCTGTTCCTGGACTACGTGCTGGGCATCACCAAGGCCTACACCACCCGCGTCGGTTCCGGTCCGTTCCCGACCGAGCTGTTCGACGACATGGGCCACCATCTGGCGGTCAAGGGTAACGAAATCGGCACCACCACCGGCCGCTCGCGCCGTTGTGGCTGGTTCGACGCCGTGGCCCTGCGCCACGCCATCCAGATCAACAGCGTGTCCGGCATCTGTCTGACCAAGCTGGACGTACTGGACGGCATGGAAACCGTCAAGGTGTGTGTCGGCTACAAGACCCCGCGTGGTGAAATCACCCGTCCGCCGATCGGATGCGACACCTACACCGACATCGAGCCGGTGTACGCGGAACTGCCGGGCTGGAGCGACAGCACGGTTGGCCTGACCAGCATCGACCAGCTGCCGGAAAACGCCAAGGCCTACATCCGCTTCCTCGAGGAGCAGATCGAAGCGCCGATCGACATCATCTCCACCGGTCCGGACCGGATCGAGACCATTACCCTGCGTCACCCCTTCGGCGACTGA
- the cmoB gene encoding tRNA 5-methoxyuridine(34)/uridine 5-oxyacetic acid(34) synthase CmoB codes for MATFDWQSTFGPLLTELTQSGQALWADRLREQLTHRFDDNPHGDLARWFGALQSLPELAEVSAALDRSAITLRSPTPLNEPQQAELEAALRGLMPWRKGPFDFFGTHIDTEWRSDWKWDRVLPYLSDLRGRRILDVGCGSGYHCWRMLGEGAGRVIGIDPGLLFLFQFLSVKRYLPDAPVDLLPVRMEDLPDQLQAFDTTFSMGVLYHRRSPLDHLLELKGTLRRGGELVLETLVVDGPEGYSLMPEDRYGQMRNVWFLPSCDTLLRWLDRTGFRNARVVDVTDTTTEEQRSTDWMRFNSLADFLDPNDPGKTIEGYPGPKRATLIAEKP; via the coding sequence ATGGCAACTTTCGACTGGCAATCCACCTTTGGCCCGCTACTGACCGAATTGACCCAATCCGGACAGGCGCTCTGGGCCGACCGGCTGCGCGAACAGCTGACCCACCGCTTCGACGACAATCCGCACGGCGACCTGGCCCGCTGGTTCGGGGCGCTGCAAAGCCTGCCCGAACTGGCCGAGGTGTCGGCGGCCCTGGATCGGTCGGCCATCACCCTGCGCAGTCCGACTCCCTTGAATGAGCCCCAGCAGGCGGAGCTGGAGGCTGCCCTGCGTGGGCTGATGCCCTGGCGCAAGGGCCCGTTCGATTTCTTTGGCACCCACATCGACACCGAGTGGCGTTCCGACTGGAAATGGGACCGGGTCCTGCCCTACCTGTCCGATCTGCGCGGCCGGCGCATCCTCGACGTCGGCTGTGGCTCCGGCTACCACTGCTGGCGCATGCTCGGCGAAGGCGCCGGTCGGGTCATCGGCATTGATCCGGGCCTGCTGTTCCTGTTCCAGTTCCTGAGCGTCAAACGCTACCTGCCGGACGCGCCCGTGGACCTGTTGCCCGTGCGCATGGAGGACCTACCGGACCAACTGCAGGCCTTCGACACCACCTTTTCCATGGGCGTGCTCTACCACCGGCGCTCGCCGCTCGATCACCTGCTGGAGCTGAAGGGCACCCTGCGCCGCGGCGGCGAACTGGTGCTGGAAACGCTGGTGGTGGACGGGCCCGAGGGTTACAGCCTGATGCCCGAGGACCGGTACGGCCAGATGCGCAACGTCTGGTTCCTGCCCAGCTGCGATACCCTGCTGCGCTGGCTGGACCGGACCGGGTTCCGCAACGCCCGGGTGGTGGACGTGACCGACACCACCACCGAGGAGCAACGTAGCACCGACTGGATGCGGTTCAATTCCCTGGCGGATTTCCTGGACCCGAACGACCCCGGCAAAACCATCGAGGGCTACCCGGGCCCGAAACGGGCCACGCTCATCGCCGAGAAACCCTAA